One Vibrio penaeicida DNA segment encodes these proteins:
- the fdhD gene encoding formate dehydrogenase accessory sulfurtransferase FdhD has translation MKNRVAQSPEQYLDKADKSTKRLNRIAVKQGKCIPQTDKLIVEEPFAIWLRQQQPDTSVKEKHLFSTMRTPGGDSELVLGMLLSEGVINSVAQVRSLTFGEGTDSNECYAELVPELEVDWASQGRSASFSSCGLCGKSAIRLLELRGVPKLDNTSRWLPEQVVVALPDTLKAQQDLFAQTGASHGCGLFDANGSLLSIAEDVGRHNALDKLLGQRARVSEYMEKGKVIGLSGRVSIEMMQKVVMSGVPVVVSVGAPTQLAVQMAQRFGITLIGFCQQEGFNIYSGEQRLAFGSQPPKNNIKEK, from the coding sequence GTGAAGAATAGGGTGGCACAAAGCCCAGAGCAATACCTCGATAAGGCGGATAAATCAACAAAGCGCCTGAACCGAATCGCGGTGAAACAAGGTAAGTGCATTCCTCAGACAGATAAATTGATCGTAGAGGAGCCTTTCGCGATTTGGCTGCGACAGCAACAACCCGATACTAGCGTGAAAGAAAAGCACCTATTTTCGACGATGCGAACACCGGGGGGGGATAGCGAACTCGTTCTTGGGATGTTGCTTTCGGAAGGGGTGATTAACAGCGTAGCTCAAGTTAGAAGCTTAACATTTGGTGAAGGCACCGACAGTAACGAATGTTACGCAGAACTGGTGCCCGAATTAGAGGTCGATTGGGCGTCGCAAGGGCGCAGTGCGTCCTTTTCCAGTTGCGGGTTGTGTGGCAAGTCTGCCATCCGATTGCTTGAGCTTAGAGGCGTCCCCAAACTAGACAACACCTCTCGTTGGCTTCCAGAACAAGTCGTTGTTGCGTTGCCAGATACGCTTAAAGCCCAACAGGACCTATTCGCCCAAACAGGGGCCTCTCACGGTTGCGGGTTGTTTGATGCTAACGGGTCCCTTCTTTCTATCGCAGAGGATGTAGGCAGGCACAATGCGCTGGACAAATTACTTGGTCAGCGAGCGCGCGTTTCAGAATACATGGAAAAGGGCAAAGTGATTGGGCTGAGCGGCAGAGTAAGTATTGAGATGATGCAAAAAGTCGTGATGTCTGGTGTGCCTGTTGTGGTCTCTGTCGGGGCGCCCACTCAGCTGGCAGTGCAAATGGCGCAGCGTTTTGGCATCACGCTGATCGGGTTTTGTCAGCAAGAGGGGTTTAATATTTATAGCGGTGAGCAAAGATTAGCCTTTGGTTCTCAGCCCCCAAAAAATAACATCAAGGAAAAATGA
- the greB gene encoding transcription elongation factor GreB encodes MKTNLITREGFNRLKKELDFLWKEDRPEVTKKVTWAASLGDRSENADYQYNKKRLREIDRRVRYLRKRLEQVKVIDYAPQQEGKVFFGAWVEVENESGETKSFRIVGPDEIYGGVKDYISIDSPMARALLKKEVDDECVVRTPDGEKEWFVNAIRYDKSS; translated from the coding sequence ATGAAAACAAATTTAATTACACGAGAAGGCTTTAATCGCCTTAAAAAAGAGCTCGATTTTCTGTGGAAAGAAGACCGCCCAGAAGTGACAAAAAAAGTCACGTGGGCAGCAAGCCTTGGCGATCGCTCAGAAAATGCGGATTATCAATACAACAAAAAGCGCCTGCGTGAAATCGACCGCCGAGTGCGCTACCTAAGAAAGCGTCTAGAGCAGGTGAAAGTAATCGACTACGCACCTCAACAAGAAGGCAAAGTCTTTTTTGGCGCGTGGGTAGAAGTGGAAAACGAAAGCGGCGAGACCAAATCGTTTCGCATAGTTGGCCCCGATGAAATTTACGGTGGCGTCAAAGACTACATTTCCATCGACTCGCCCATGGCGCGCGCTCTATTGAAAAAAGAAGTGGACGATGAATGCGTCGTTCGCACTCCTGACGGTGAAAAAGAGTGGTTTGTTAACGCCATTCGCTACGATAAATCTTCGTAG
- a CDS encoding Tex family protein, translated as MSQAICQTIAQELNVRAEQVLSAVTLIDDGNTVPFIARYRKEVTGGLDDTQLRNLDSRLSYLREMDERRQTIIKSIQDQGKLTPELEAEINGADSKTRLEDLYLPYKPKRRTKGQIAIEAGLEPLADTLWQQPEHHPESEAEKYLNSENGIGDTKAALDGARAIIMERIAEDANLLEKVRVYLNKHAELSARVIEGKEQEGEKFKDYFEHDEAISKAPSHRALAMLRGRNEGFLQLSMNADPQQEEGQRGSYCESIIAEHYGIHLSQAPADNWRKQVISWAWRIKVSMHMETELMGALKERAEVEAIEVFATNLKDLLMAAPAGPRATLGLDPGLRTGSKIAVVDSTGKVLATDTIYPHPPQKQYDKSAHVVEQLVRQFNVDLIAIGNGTASRETDAFVADVIKRGNLKVQKIIVSEAGASVYSASELAANEFPNMDVSLRGAVSIARRLQDPLAELVKIDPKSIGVGQYQHDVSQSLLAKRLDAVVEDCVNAVGVDVNTASSALLTRVAGLSTTIAQNIVNYRDENGRFANRTTLKKVARLGPKAFEQCAGFLRIMDGKNPLDASSVHPEAYPVVKSIAEKNQKDIKVMIGDSGFLSSLKAVDYTNDSFGLPTVTDIIKELDKPGRDPRPEFKTATFADGINKVSDLEPGMVLEGVVSNVANFGAFVDIGVHQDGLVHISALTDRYVSDPREVVKAGDIVKVKVMEVDVQRKRIGLSMRLNDEPGQDSRSSRPASNRPSGQRQDRGNQRNRNQGQRNEPQNGAMGGAFAAAFANAKKK; from the coding sequence ATGAGCCAAGCTATCTGTCAAACCATTGCTCAGGAACTGAACGTTCGCGCTGAGCAAGTCTTATCAGCCGTTACCCTAATTGATGACGGAAATACCGTCCCATTTATTGCCCGTTACCGTAAAGAGGTAACAGGTGGATTGGATGATACCCAGCTTCGAAACCTGGATTCTCGCCTTTCTTATCTGAGAGAAATGGATGAACGCCGACAAACCATCATCAAGTCTATTCAAGATCAGGGAAAACTGACTCCAGAGCTTGAAGCGGAGATCAACGGCGCAGACAGCAAAACACGCCTTGAGGACTTATACCTACCGTATAAACCGAAGCGCCGTACCAAGGGGCAAATTGCGATTGAAGCTGGGTTAGAGCCTCTTGCCGATACCCTATGGCAACAGCCAGAACATCATCCAGAGTCCGAAGCAGAAAAGTATCTCAATTCAGAAAACGGCATTGGGGATACAAAGGCTGCGTTAGATGGTGCTCGTGCCATCATCATGGAGCGCATTGCTGAAGACGCAAACTTGTTAGAAAAAGTCCGTGTTTACTTAAACAAGCATGCCGAATTGAGTGCTCGCGTTATTGAGGGCAAAGAGCAAGAAGGCGAAAAATTCAAAGATTACTTTGAGCACGATGAAGCCATCAGCAAAGCGCCGTCTCACCGTGCATTAGCCATGTTACGTGGGCGAAATGAAGGCTTTCTTCAATTGTCCATGAATGCGGACCCACAGCAAGAAGAGGGGCAGCGAGGTTCGTACTGTGAGTCCATCATTGCCGAGCACTATGGTATCCACCTAAGCCAAGCACCCGCCGACAATTGGCGTAAACAAGTCATCAGTTGGGCATGGCGCATTAAAGTATCGATGCACATGGAAACAGAATTGATGGGTGCATTGAAAGAGCGCGCTGAAGTTGAGGCAATTGAAGTTTTCGCCACCAACTTGAAAGACCTGCTCATGGCCGCGCCTGCTGGTCCTAGAGCGACATTAGGTCTTGATCCGGGTTTACGTACGGGTTCTAAAATTGCAGTGGTTGATTCAACGGGTAAAGTCCTTGCCACTGACACCATCTACCCTCATCCACCACAAAAGCAATACGACAAATCGGCACACGTGGTAGAGCAGTTGGTTCGTCAGTTCAATGTTGATCTCATCGCTATTGGTAACGGCACGGCTTCACGTGAAACCGATGCCTTTGTTGCCGACGTCATCAAACGCGGTAATCTCAAAGTGCAGAAGATCATCGTCAGTGAAGCAGGTGCATCGGTGTACTCTGCGTCTGAGCTTGCCGCTAATGAATTCCCGAATATGGATGTGTCGCTGCGTGGTGCAGTGTCGATTGCCCGTCGATTACAAGATCCGTTAGCTGAATTGGTGAAAATCGATCCTAAATCGATCGGTGTCGGTCAATATCAGCATGATGTAAGCCAAAGCTTGCTAGCGAAACGTCTTGATGCGGTAGTGGAAGACTGTGTGAACGCCGTGGGTGTGGATGTGAATACGGCATCTTCCGCACTACTGACTCGTGTTGCAGGTCTTTCAACGACCATTGCACAAAACATTGTGAACTATCGCGATGAAAATGGGCGCTTTGCGAATAGAACCACATTGAAAAAAGTCGCACGTTTAGGTCCAAAAGCGTTTGAGCAATGTGCTGGTTTCCTACGGATCATGGATGGGAAAAACCCACTGGATGCTTCTTCTGTTCACCCAGAAGCTTACCCCGTGGTGAAATCCATCGCTGAGAAAAACCAGAAAGACATCAAAGTGATGATCGGCGACAGCGGATTCCTGAGCTCACTTAAAGCCGTTGATTACACCAACGATTCATTTGGTCTACCAACCGTTACCGACATCATCAAAGAGCTCGACAAACCCGGTCGCGATCCTCGCCCAGAATTTAAAACCGCCACTTTTGCCGACGGCATTAACAAAGTTTCGGACTTAGAGCCTGGTATGGTACTGGAAGGCGTGGTGTCTAACGTGGCCAACTTCGGGGCTTTCGTGGACATTGGCGTGCATCAAGATGGTTTGGTACACATATCTGCGCTTACCGATCGCTACGTCTCTGACCCACGTGAAGTGGTGAAAGCCGGTGACATTGTGAAAGTGAAAGTCATGGAAGTGGACGTACAACGCAAGCGAATTGGGTTGTCCATGCGATTAAACGATGAACCGGGGCAAGATAGCCGTAGCTCTCGACCTGCAAGCAATCGCCCATCTGGTCAACGTCAAGACAGAGGTAATCAGCGCAATCGTAACCAAGGGCAACGCAACGAACCTCAAAATGGGGCAATGGGTGGCGCATTCGCAGCTGCTTTTGCTAATGCGAAGAAGAAATAA
- the ubiA gene encoding 4-hydroxybenzoate octaprenyltransferase, translated as MLKAKAYFQLMRLDRPIGSLLLLWPTLWALFLAAEGFPQWDVLVVFIAGVFLMRSAGCVINDYADRDFDGHVKRTQNRPLPSGLVSGKEALALFTVLGLASFVLVLTMNTLTIQLSFIGIVLAFIYPFMKRFTHLPQLFLGLAFSWAIPMAWAAQAGELPPQVWLIFAINALWTIAYDTQYAMVDRDDDLKIGIKSTAILFGRFDKLIIGLLQLISVALLIVLGMWLQLGSGYYWGVLATGALFVYQQHLMRHRDRDACFQAFLNNNYVGMVITIGLAIYYF; from the coding sequence ATGTTGAAGGCGAAAGCGTACTTCCAACTTATGCGGCTGGATCGTCCAATTGGTTCGTTGTTGCTTCTTTGGCCGACGTTATGGGCACTATTCTTAGCAGCAGAAGGTTTCCCACAATGGGATGTACTGGTCGTTTTTATTGCTGGTGTATTTTTAATGCGCTCCGCTGGTTGTGTGATCAATGATTATGCAGATCGCGACTTTGATGGGCATGTTAAGCGAACCCAAAATCGTCCACTTCCATCCGGCTTAGTCAGTGGAAAAGAAGCATTAGCGCTTTTTACGGTCCTTGGATTAGCGTCATTTGTTTTGGTTCTTACCATGAACACATTGACTATCCAGCTCTCCTTTATCGGGATTGTGCTCGCCTTCATTTATCCATTTATGAAGCGTTTTACACATTTACCTCAACTGTTTCTTGGCCTGGCGTTCAGTTGGGCTATCCCAATGGCGTGGGCTGCGCAAGCGGGAGAGTTACCTCCTCAAGTCTGGTTAATTTTTGCTATCAACGCTTTGTGGACCATTGCATACGATACCCAGTACGCTATGGTTGATCGCGATGATGACCTTAAAATTGGCATCAAATCGACGGCTATTTTATTTGGTCGCTTCGATAAACTGATCATTGGATTGCTGCAGTTAATTTCCGTTGCACTGTTGATCGTGCTTGGGATGTGGCTTCAATTAGGCAGCGGATACTATTGGGGTGTATTAGCGACAGGTGCATTGTTTGTGTATCAGCAACACTTAATGCGACACCGTGATCGAGACGCATGCTTCCAAGCCTTCCTCAACAATAACTACGTTGGAATGGTTATTACCATTGGGTTAGCAATTTACTATTTCTAG
- a CDS encoding chorismate lyase, whose protein sequence is MDELKSLYLTALKSVTWQSPEHFSYRDEHSKRWLLESGSLSRLLAQRCSHLGVDLLNNSTVESDALTIDELNRLPAESCLLREVVLSGDASPWVIGRTLIPVSSLQGQQSDLARQGTIPLGLTVFSAEDVRRDGLELGWAKLPTGDLMARRSTLWMNHKPMLVAELFLPDAPIYTKEKV, encoded by the coding sequence ATGGATGAGTTGAAATCGTTGTACTTAACCGCACTGAAATCAGTTACCTGGCAATCACCTGAGCACTTTTCTTATCGCGATGAGCATTCAAAACGTTGGTTGCTGGAGTCCGGTTCGCTATCACGCTTATTGGCGCAGAGATGCAGTCACTTAGGCGTGGATTTATTGAATAACAGCACCGTTGAGTCAGACGCGTTAACCATAGATGAACTGAACCGTTTACCTGCTGAGTCATGCTTATTGCGTGAAGTGGTTTTATCCGGTGACGCCTCTCCTTGGGTCATAGGCAGAACTTTGATTCCCGTCTCCTCTTTGCAAGGTCAACAATCGGACTTAGCTCGTCAAGGAACCATACCTTTAGGTTTAACCGTGTTTAGTGCAGAAGATGTACGTCGAGATGGTTTAGAGCTTGGGTGGGCGAAACTCCCAACAGGTGATCTAATGGCAAGACGCTCAACACTTTGGATGAATCACAAACCCATGCTCGTGGCGGAATTGTTTCTACCAGATGCACCGATCTATACCAAGGAGAAGGTATAA
- a CDS encoding flagellar basal body-associated protein FliL: protein MIRNLIKPCILAFALLFSAAGATEEEKTGPQFAYYTLQPDLTTNFHTSGKKLGYLQVRIDIMVADATFVPLLEQHTPLIRDAVIDLLGKQGEDKVKSLSGREDLRKELMAHLNEILLPETGKTVVSDLLFTKYLYQ, encoded by the coding sequence ATGATTCGAAATCTTATAAAGCCATGTATCTTAGCTTTCGCTCTACTTTTTTCTGCTGCAGGAGCCACAGAGGAAGAAAAAACGGGACCTCAGTTCGCTTACTATACGTTGCAACCAGATTTAACGACCAATTTTCACACGAGTGGGAAAAAGCTGGGTTACCTTCAAGTACGTATAGACATTATGGTCGCTGACGCGACATTTGTCCCTTTACTGGAGCAACACACACCACTGATTAGAGACGCAGTGATAGATTTGCTTGGTAAGCAAGGCGAAGATAAAGTGAAATCCCTGTCGGGAAGAGAAGATTTACGTAAAGAGTTGATGGCTCACTTGAATGAAATTTTGCTGCCGGAAACAGGTAAAACTGTTGTATCCGATCTACTCTTTACCAAGTATCTTTATCAGTAA
- the glpG gene encoding rhomboid family intramembrane serine protease GlpG: protein MIRLADVNNPRLGQAYIDYMATRGILVEMMPEGEGRFALWVMNDQDVDEAQAEFTLFTQHPDNPKYLEASWNVAESRKSQFHYGSPSMASMITAKAGPITLIGMIVCAVVFLGQIIGFEPVLLNTFHFPASSQQAFEVWRWFSHAILHFSALHIVFNVLWWWQLGGDIERKLGGGKLLLLFFVSAAVSGLGQYLVAGPNFGGLSGVVYALLGYIWMLSWKAPHLGITIAKPIVGFMLVWLVIGFAQPFMAIANTAHVMGLIAGCALGLIDAHKKRDI from the coding sequence TTGATCAGACTGGCTGATGTGAATAACCCAAGATTGGGGCAGGCATATATAGACTATATGGCGACAAGGGGCATCTTGGTTGAAATGATGCCCGAAGGGGAAGGGCGTTTCGCACTTTGGGTGATGAATGATCAGGATGTAGATGAAGCACAAGCCGAATTTACTCTTTTTACTCAACACCCAGATAACCCCAAGTATCTTGAAGCCTCTTGGAACGTTGCAGAAAGTCGCAAGAGCCAATTTCATTATGGTTCTCCTTCCATGGCATCGATGATTACCGCAAAAGCTGGTCCTATCACGCTCATTGGAATGATCGTATGTGCTGTTGTATTCCTTGGGCAAATCATCGGCTTTGAACCTGTACTTTTAAATACCTTCCACTTTCCGGCATCGTCACAGCAAGCCTTTGAGGTGTGGCGCTGGTTTAGTCATGCCATTCTTCACTTCTCAGCGCTTCATATCGTATTTAATGTGTTGTGGTGGTGGCAGTTGGGGGGGGATATAGAGCGTAAATTAGGTGGTGGGAAACTCTTACTGCTGTTCTTCGTTTCGGCTGCGGTATCTGGACTTGGGCAGTACTTAGTTGCTGGACCTAATTTTGGTGGGTTGTCTGGCGTGGTGTACGCCCTGCTAGGGTATATCTGGATGCTCAGTTGGAAAGCACCGCATCTAGGTATTACGATAGCCAAGCCCATTGTGGGCTTTATGCTCGTGTGGCTGGTTATCGGTTTCGCACAACCTTTTATGGCGATAGCCAATACCGCTCATGTTATGGGGTTGATTGCTGGTTGCGCTCTTGGCTTAATTGACGCGCATAAAAAAAGAGATATTTAG
- the glpE gene encoding thiosulfate sulfurtransferase GlpE — protein MEQFKHIDVEQAKLKLESGEAVMVDIRDPQSFALAHAPSAFHLTNDTIVSFMNDHEFEQPILVMCYHGVSSQGAAQYMVNQGFEEVYSVDGGFEAWQRSGNSIESV, from the coding sequence ATGGAGCAGTTCAAACACATTGATGTCGAGCAAGCGAAGCTGAAATTGGAGAGTGGCGAAGCCGTCATGGTGGATATTCGTGATCCGCAGTCATTTGCTTTGGCTCATGCGCCGAGTGCTTTTCATCTGACCAATGACACAATTGTGTCTTTCATGAACGATCATGAATTTGAGCAACCCATTTTGGTCATGTGTTACCACGGCGTGAGCAGCCAAGGTGCAGCACAATATATGGTGAATCAAGGTTTTGAAGAAGTGTACAGTGTTGATGGTGGCTTCGAGGCATGGCAACGTAGTGGAAATTCAATCGAATCGGTATAG
- the rpoH gene encoding RNA polymerase sigma factor RpoH, translating into MTKQAYSMALVTQDSLDSYIRSVNSYPMLTAEEERGLAERLHYKGEIDAAKGLILSHLRFVVHVARGYSGYGLPMADLVQEGNIGLMKAVKRFNPEVGVRLVSFAVHWIKAEIHEYVLRNWRIVKIATTKAQRKLFFNLRKSKKRLGWFNNGEVETVARELGVEPSEVREMESRLAAQDAAFELPAEDDDSAAAYSAPVLYLEDKQSDVAENVEADNWETHTNNRLSHALATLDERSQFIVRSRWLDDQKSTLQELADKYGVSAERIRQLEKNAMKKLKLAVGEF; encoded by the coding sequence ATGACTAAGCAAGCGTATTCTATGGCTTTAGTAACACAAGATAGCCTAGACAGCTATATCCGTTCAGTGAATAGCTACCCAATGCTAACCGCTGAAGAGGAACGTGGACTCGCCGAGAGACTACACTACAAAGGTGAAATTGATGCAGCGAAAGGTCTCATCCTTTCTCACCTGCGATTTGTCGTTCATGTTGCTCGCGGTTATTCAGGTTATGGTTTGCCAATGGCAGACTTAGTTCAGGAAGGCAACATTGGCTTAATGAAAGCCGTAAAACGCTTTAACCCAGAAGTGGGTGTGCGTTTGGTATCATTTGCTGTTCACTGGATAAAAGCTGAAATTCACGAATACGTTTTGCGTAACTGGCGAATTGTAAAAATCGCCACAACCAAGGCGCAACGCAAGTTATTCTTTAACTTACGTAAATCTAAAAAGCGTTTAGGCTGGTTTAATAACGGTGAAGTAGAAACCGTTGCTCGTGAACTTGGTGTAGAGCCTTCAGAAGTTCGTGAGATGGAATCACGCTTGGCTGCTCAAGATGCGGCTTTTGAATTACCCGCGGAAGATGATGATTCCGCCGCTGCATACTCAGCGCCTGTTTTGTACTTGGAAGACAAGCAATCGGATGTCGCTGAAAACGTTGAAGCCGATAACTGGGAAACGCATACCAATAATCGCTTGAGTCATGCTTTGGCAACATTGGATGAACGAAGCCAATTTATTGTTCGTTCTCGTTGGCTTGATGATCAAAAATCAACGCTTCAAGAACTGGCTGATAAATACGGTGTGTCGGCAGAACGTATTCGACAACTAGAAAAGAATGCGATGAAGAAGCTGAAATTAGCCGTTGGTGAATTCTAA
- the ftsX gene encoding permease-like cell division protein FtsX translates to MGAKNRPKTDNFLKAHFKQARLSLMELLQRPLGNLLTLAVISMALTLPACLYLVGKNLSVAAQGMNASLQINAFLIEQTPEARIMVLKDELESLDEIKAVEYVSSQQGLEDMSQHSGLEQALSLLDDYALPAVLVITPNTGEQSDISKLRVKIQNYTEVTDVRMDEDWLERLGAIRNLALVLAAALGFLMLGAVFLIVGNTLRFNVLARKEEIQVMKLIGATDGFILRPYLYTGMWFGGISAITAWILTAIITILLNGAVEDLAILYDSQFRLIGMNWDETVILLMIGTALGLIAAKLSAQRHLKEIEPV, encoded by the coding sequence ATGGGCGCTAAAAATCGTCCTAAAACGGACAACTTCCTAAAAGCGCATTTTAAGCAAGCACGCCTATCTTTGATGGAACTGCTGCAGCGTCCGTTGGGCAATTTGCTCACTCTCGCCGTCATCTCAATGGCTCTGACCTTGCCAGCTTGCCTTTATTTGGTAGGAAAAAACTTAAGTGTTGCGGCTCAGGGGATGAATGCGTCGTTGCAAATCAATGCCTTTTTGATCGAACAGACCCCAGAAGCTCGTATTATGGTGCTTAAAGATGAGCTCGAAAGCTTGGATGAAATAAAAGCGGTCGAATACGTGTCTTCTCAACAGGGTCTTGAGGACATGAGCCAACATTCGGGGCTGGAGCAAGCCTTATCCTTACTGGATGACTATGCATTACCTGCTGTTTTGGTGATAACACCGAACACCGGTGAACAAAGCGACATATCCAAACTCAGGGTGAAAATTCAGAATTACACCGAAGTAACGGATGTGCGGATGGATGAAGACTGGCTAGAAAGGCTAGGTGCTATCCGCAACTTAGCGCTAGTTTTGGCTGCAGCATTGGGCTTCTTAATGCTCGGCGCTGTTTTCCTTATCGTAGGAAATACATTGCGTTTCAATGTGCTGGCCCGCAAAGAAGAAATACAAGTGATGAAGCTCATTGGAGCAACCGATGGCTTTATCCTGAGACCTTATCTATACACTGGTATGTGGTTTGGTGGAATCAGCGCAATTACCGCATGGATTTTAACCGCAATTATTACTATTTTATTGAATGGTGCCGTTGAAGACTTAGCTATTCTGTACGACAGTCAGTTTCGATTGATTGGTATGAATTGGGATGAAACCGTTATCTTACTGATGATTGGTACGGCATTAGGGCTGATAGCCGCTAAACTATCCGCTCAGCGTCACTTAAAAGAAATTGAACCTGTGTAG
- the ftsE gene encoding cell division ATP-binding protein FtsE has product MIRFQQVSKAYRGGRQALQKVDFHLRRGEMAFLGGHSGAGKSTLLKLICAIERPTDGKISFNGHDITRIKNGDIPFLRRNIGIVFQDHCLLMDRSVYDNVALPMRIESVSENEIKRRVSASLDKTGLLDKARCLPNQLSGGEQQRVGIARAVVNRPTLLLADEPTGNLDSDLSNRVLSLFDEFNRAGVSILFATHDVDLMNTRSQYRRLELNQGFLSEVDSYGR; this is encoded by the coding sequence GTGATCAGGTTTCAGCAAGTCAGTAAAGCATATCGTGGCGGCAGACAAGCGCTGCAAAAGGTTGACTTCCACCTTAGACGTGGAGAAATGGCTTTTCTTGGTGGGCATTCAGGAGCGGGTAAAAGCACCCTGCTCAAGCTAATTTGTGCAATTGAACGCCCAACAGATGGGAAAATAAGCTTCAATGGTCACGATATTACACGCATCAAAAATGGCGACATTCCTTTCCTGCGCCGCAATATCGGTATTGTCTTCCAAGATCACTGCTTGTTAATGGATCGAAGTGTTTACGATAACGTTGCCCTGCCAATGCGCATTGAATCAGTCTCTGAAAATGAGATAAAACGCCGTGTTTCTGCTTCGCTAGATAAAACGGGGTTGCTGGATAAAGCACGATGCTTGCCTAACCAGTTGTCTGGAGGGGAGCAGCAACGTGTTGGCATCGCACGAGCTGTCGTTAATCGACCGACACTATTATTGGCTGATGAACCAACAGGTAACCTCGATTCAGATTTGTCGAACAGAGTATTGAGCTTGTTTGATGAATTTAACCGCGCAGGCGTCTCCATTCTATTTGCAACGCACGATGTCGATTTAATGAATACGAGATCGCAGTATCGCCGGTTGGAGTTAAATCAGGGCTTTTTGAGTGAGGTAGATTCCTATGGGCGCTAA
- the ftsY gene encoding signal recognition particle-docking protein FtsY, translated as MTGKKKRGLLSWLGFGEEEQNQQANQQVQDGVQQESDQSEAPSQTPVAEEVKEASVEEPTDGAVDETQGVSETTVSEQTEEEVTKALDLPEPAQPEIVEQEKPTESFFTRLKRSLSRTKENIGAGFFGMFKGKKIDDDLFEELEEQLLIADVGMNTTVKIIDSLTEKASHRDLKDGEALYGLLKEEMADILSHVEQPLEVDTSKTPYVILMVGVNGVGKTTTIGKLAKQFQSQGKKVMLAAGDTFRAAAVEQLQVWGQRNDVPVIAQHTGADSASVIYDAIEAAKARGVDVVIADTAGRLQNKSNLMEELRKIVRVMKKIDDSAPHEIMLTLDAGTGQNAISQAKLFSEVAPVTGITLTKLDGTAKGGVIFSIADQFQIPIRYIGVGEGINDLRPFEAQEFIDALFSREE; from the coding sequence ATGACAGGTAAGAAAAAACGCGGATTATTGTCTTGGCTGGGCTTTGGTGAAGAAGAGCAAAACCAGCAAGCTAACCAACAAGTTCAAGATGGTGTTCAACAAGAATCAGACCAATCAGAAGCCCCATCACAAACTCCTGTCGCTGAAGAAGTTAAGGAAGCATCTGTAGAAGAGCCAACAGATGGCGCGGTTGATGAAACACAAGGTGTTTCGGAGACGACGGTAAGCGAACAAACAGAGGAAGAGGTTACCAAAGCGCTTGATCTACCTGAGCCTGCTCAGCCTGAAATCGTTGAGCAAGAAAAACCAACAGAGAGCTTCTTCACACGCCTAAAACGTAGCCTAAGCCGAACCAAAGAGAACATTGGTGCAGGTTTCTTTGGCATGTTCAAAGGCAAAAAAATTGATGACGATTTGTTTGAAGAACTCGAAGAGCAACTTCTGATTGCCGATGTTGGCATGAATACGACCGTTAAGATCATCGACAGCCTTACAGAGAAAGCTTCTCATCGCGATTTGAAAGATGGTGAGGCGCTTTACGGTTTATTAAAAGAAGAGATGGCAGATATCTTAAGCCATGTTGAACAGCCTCTTGAAGTGGACACCAGCAAAACGCCATACGTGATTTTGATGGTAGGTGTTAATGGTGTAGGTAAAACCACGACCATTGGTAAACTGGCGAAGCAATTTCAGTCTCAAGGTAAGAAAGTCATGCTGGCAGCGGGAGATACTTTCCGCGCGGCTGCTGTTGAACAGTTGCAAGTTTGGGGACAGCGAAATGATGTCCCAGTTATCGCGCAGCACACTGGTGCCGATAGTGCTTCAGTGATTTACGATGCCATTGAAGCAGCCAAAGCACGTGGTGTAGATGTTGTTATTGCTGATACTGCGGGTCGTTTGCAAAATAAGAGCAATCTTATGGAAGAGCTGCGCAAAATTGTACGCGTAATGAAGAAGATTGACGACTCAGCGCCACACGAAATTATGCTTACTTTGGATGCAGGTACGGGTCAAAATGCGATCAGCCAAGCTAAATTGTTCAGTGAGGTCGCGCCAGTTACGGGCATAACGCTAACAAAACTTGATGGAACTGCCAAAGGTGGCGTAATTTTCTCCATTGCCGACCAATTTCAGATTCCTATTCGCTATATTGGTGTGGGTGAAGGCATCAATGATTTGCGTCCATTTGAAGCGCAAGAATTTATTGATGCATTGTTTAGTCGAGAAGAGTAA